Genomic window (Alphaproteobacteria bacterium):
CTACTTCTTGATGAACCGACCAACGATTTGGACGTGGATACGCTTCGTGCGCTTGAAGAAGCCTTGGTTGATTTTGCTGGTTGCGCTGTCGTCATCAGCCATGACCGCTGGTTCCTTGACAGACTTGCAACGCATATTCTTGCATTCGAAGGTGATAGCCATGTCGAATGGTTCGAAGGGAATTATCAGGATTATGAGGCTGATCGACGCCGCCGCCTTGGCGCGGATGCAGATCAACCGCATCGTATTAAATACAGACCTCTAACCCGCAAATAGGTAGAAAGATGAGCGAAGCACAAACAGAAAAACATGAATTTCAGGCAGAAGTCGGTCGTTTGCTCGATATCGTCGTGCACGCCTTTTACAGTCAGAAAGAAATTTTCCTGCGCGAGCTCATCTCGAATGCTGCTGATGCCTGCGACAAGCTGCGTTATACGGCTGTAACTCAGCCCGATTTGGCGCCTGCTAAATTTGCCATTCATCTGGTTGCGGATATTCCAAACCGCACGCTTACCGTGTCCGATAACGGTATCGGCATGACGCGGAATGAAATCGTCGAAAACCTTGGTACCATTGCGCGTTCGGGAACCAAAGCGTTCCTTGAACAAATGAGCGGTGATGCGAAGAAAGACATGAACCTGATCGGCCAATTCGGTGTGGGGTTCTATTCCGCATTCATGGTCGCAGACAAGGTTGAAGTCATCAGCCGCAAAGCAGGCGAAACCGAGGCGTGGCGTTGGACATCGGATGGAAAATCCGCCTACACCATGCAGCCTGCCACCAAAAACATCGCTGGTACCGATATCATCTTGCATCTAAAGGATGATGAAAGCGAATTTATGGAACTGGATCGCCTGAAGGCGATTGTTACCGCATATTCCGATCATATCGCTGTCCCGATTTATTTCGGCGATGATGAAGCGGAAAAGTTAAACCGCGCCGCGGCGTTGTGGATGCGTTCGAAAAATGAAATTACGCCAGACGAGTATAAGGAATTCTACCATCACGTCGCGCATGCCTATGATGAACCTGCACAAACCATTCATTGGCGTGCAGAAGGAACGCTGGAATATACGGGGTTGCTATTTATTCCTACCCAAAAGCCGCATGATTTGTTCGACCCGCGGCGTTTCCACCGTGTAAAGTTATATGTAAAACGTGTCTTTATCACCGAAGCTGCCGAAGGTTTGTTGCCGCCTTATCTGCGGTTCTTGAAAGGCGTCATTGATAGCGAGGATTTGCCGCTGAACGTCAGCCGTGAAATGCTGCAAAACAATCCCGTGCTAACGA
Coding sequences:
- the htpG gene encoding molecular chaperone HtpG; the encoded protein is MSEAQTEKHEFQAEVGRLLDIVVHAFYSQKEIFLRELISNAADACDKLRYTAVTQPDLAPAKFAIHLVADIPNRTLTVSDNGIGMTRNEIVENLGTIARSGTKAFLEQMSGDAKKDMNLIGQFGVGFYSAFMVADKVEVISRKAGETEAWRWTSDGKSAYTMQPATKNIAGTDIILHLKDDESEFMELDRLKAIVTAYSDHIAVPIYFGDDEAEKLNRAAALWMRSKNEITPDEYKEFYHHVAHAYDEPAQTIHWRAEGTLEYTGLLFIPTQKPHDLFDPRRFHRVKLYVKRVFITEAAEGLLPPYLRFLKGVIDSEDLPLNVSREMLQNNPVLTKMRNGITKRVLSELSKLSENKEEYTKFWNNFGAVLKEGLYDDYDHREDLLKLFRAYTTKTTAQDKQLVTLEEYIARMPAEQDAIYYITGEDAASLANSPQLEGFRARDIEVLLLSDAIDDFWVTNMGTYNGKVFKSATRGDMNLDKIKKVETPEENKPTSDSITALIKSLKEIYGDSVKDVRTSSRLTSSPVCIVAADGELDIHLEKLLRQNKAAGLPSGGLTARRFLEINPTHSLIVKMAQMAGNANSEEMADLAWLLLDQARLLEGEPLADPQAFSQRLTRLSLKAVA